A single Clavibacter nebraskensis NCPPB 2581 DNA region contains:
- a CDS encoding glycosyltransferase, whose translation MPTEAFSLLLPVYRGDRPEFLRRAFRSSVEDQALRPDEVVVVRDGPVSAELARTMAELAEASPVPVVTVELARNMGLAYALERGLEACAHDVVARMDADDISLPERFARQLALISGGLDLVGTGMYEFADDVGTIAGRRTPPVGADAISRYARFHDPFNHPTVVYRRAAVKRAGGYMPLGLMEDYYLFARMIQSGARVENLPDPLVMYRVSAGAYARRGGVAQLVAELRLQREFRRRRFTSPSQALRNVLVRGGYRLIPEAVRRGLYRRLITRDRTVPRAGA comes from the coding sequence GTGCCCACCGAGGCCTTCTCGCTCCTCCTCCCCGTGTACCGCGGCGACCGCCCCGAGTTCCTCCGTCGGGCGTTCCGCAGCAGCGTCGAAGACCAGGCCCTCCGGCCGGACGAGGTCGTCGTCGTCCGCGACGGCCCGGTGTCGGCCGAGCTCGCGCGCACCATGGCCGAGCTCGCGGAGGCGTCGCCCGTCCCCGTCGTCACGGTCGAGCTCGCGCGCAACATGGGACTCGCCTACGCCCTCGAGCGCGGGCTCGAGGCCTGCGCGCACGACGTCGTGGCCCGGATGGACGCCGACGACATCAGCCTCCCCGAGCGCTTCGCCCGCCAGCTGGCCCTCATCTCCGGCGGCCTCGACCTGGTCGGCACCGGCATGTACGAGTTCGCGGACGACGTCGGCACCATCGCCGGACGCCGCACCCCGCCGGTCGGCGCCGACGCCATCTCCCGCTACGCGCGCTTCCACGACCCGTTCAACCACCCCACCGTCGTCTACCGGCGCGCCGCGGTGAAGCGTGCCGGCGGCTACATGCCGCTCGGGCTGATGGAGGACTACTACCTCTTCGCGCGCATGATCCAGTCGGGCGCGCGGGTGGAGAACCTCCCGGACCCGCTCGTCATGTACCGCGTGAGCGCGGGCGCCTACGCCCGCCGCGGCGGCGTCGCGCAGCTCGTCGCCGAGCTGCGGCTCCAGCGCGAGTTCCGCCGCCGCCGCTTCACGTCGCCCTCGCAGGCCCTGCGCAACGTGCTGGTCCGCGGCGGCTACCGCCTCATCCCCGAGGCCGTCCGCCGCGGGCTGTACCGTCGCCTGATCACGCGCGACCGGACGGTCCCGCGGGCCGGCGCCTGA